The Bacteroidales bacterium genome includes a window with the following:
- the istA gene encoding IS21 family transposase has translation MVQKQEIILRYYRRGDSERKISRELQINRATVRRYIQEYRKARDAVISSEKPDEELIEELVTRPQYNSHNRGKRRLTFEIAVEIDRLLQLNEEKKSKGLHKQTLKKIDILEHLHAKGFDIGYTSVCNYISEKSSKKKEAYIRQVYEPGEVCEFDWGEVKLIIDGQVRAVNMAVFTGAMSNYRFAMLFYRQDTTSFQQAHVHFIDFIGGVYRTMVYDNMRVAIRKFVGPGEKEPTEALLKLSLYYHFDFRFCNIRKGNEKGHVERSVEYIRRKAFSQKDSFVSLEEANKWLLATCNRLNSYFNRFTKGKRPLELFNQEQAFLYPAPPKFDCAILDQSRVDKYSTISYSTNRYSVPDHLVGKMVDIKIYPEKLICYHHSNKVCVHERQYERHGWHIVLDHYLGTLCYKPGALAGSQALKSAPDNVKAVYENYFKKAPRDFVELLLFAREHQYEFTAIEKVIDRLKGICPGDISLDKIKALSMQKEQIPPPVRTGKHDPIVDYANRQLREYNNLLN, from the coding sequence ATGGTACAAAAACAAGAAATCATCCTGCGTTACTATCGCCGAGGCGATTCCGAGAGAAAGATCTCCAGGGAGTTGCAAATTAACCGCGCCACCGTCCGCAGGTATATACAAGAATACCGTAAAGCCCGGGATGCTGTAATTTCCTCTGAAAAGCCCGATGAAGAGCTTATTGAGGAACTGGTAACAAGGCCTCAATACAACAGCCATAACCGGGGTAAACGTAGGTTGACCTTTGAGATCGCCGTGGAGATTGACCGGCTTCTCCAGCTCAATGAGGAGAAAAAGAGCAAAGGGCTTCACAAGCAAACGCTTAAGAAAATTGATATTCTGGAGCATCTACACGCCAAAGGTTTTGATATTGGCTATACAAGTGTTTGCAATTACATCAGTGAAAAGAGCAGCAAGAAAAAAGAAGCCTATATTCGCCAGGTATATGAGCCCGGAGAAGTTTGTGAATTTGACTGGGGCGAAGTCAAACTGATCATTGACGGTCAGGTCAGAGCGGTAAACATGGCTGTCTTTACCGGTGCCATGAGCAATTACCGGTTTGCCATGTTGTTTTATCGCCAGGATACGACATCCTTTCAGCAAGCCCATGTACACTTTATTGATTTTATAGGAGGTGTCTACAGGACCATGGTATATGACAACATGCGGGTTGCCATCAGAAAGTTTGTTGGCCCCGGCGAAAAAGAGCCCACCGAGGCGTTGCTGAAACTTTCCCTGTATTATCACTTTGATTTTCGCTTTTGCAACATCAGAAAAGGCAATGAGAAAGGCCATGTAGAGCGAAGTGTTGAATATATCCGCAGAAAGGCATTCTCCCAAAAAGACAGTTTTGTTTCATTGGAAGAGGCCAACAAGTGGCTTTTAGCAACCTGCAACCGGCTTAATTCTTATTTCAACCGTTTCACCAAAGGAAAACGGCCCCTGGAGCTGTTCAACCAGGAACAAGCCTTTTTATACCCGGCTCCACCAAAGTTTGATTGCGCCATCCTTGATCAATCAAGGGTTGACAAATATTCAACCATAAGCTATTCCACGAACCGTTATAGCGTACCAGACCACCTGGTAGGAAAGATGGTTGATATAAAGATCTACCCTGAAAAATTGATATGTTACCATCACAGCAACAAAGTATGTGTGCATGAGCGGCAATACGAGCGCCACGGATGGCACATTGTACTGGATCATTACCTTGGCACCCTTTGCTACAAGCCGGGTGCCCTGGCAGGCTCGCAAGCTTTAAAATCCGCCCCTGACAATGTAAAGGCCGTATATGAAAATTATTTCAAAAAGGCTCCCAGGGATTTTGTGGAACTCTTACTTTTTGCCCGGGAGCATCAATACGAATTTACGGCTATAGAGAAAGTCATAGACCGGCTGAAAGGCATATGTCCGGGTGACATCTCTTTGGACAAAATAAAGGCTTTAAGCATGCAAAAAGAGCAGATACCACCCCCGGTTAGAACGGGTAAGCATGACCCCATTGTTGACTATGCCAACAGACAACTGAGGGAATATAACAATCTATTGAACTAA